From Butyricimonas paravirosa, one genomic window encodes:
- a CDS encoding response regulator has translation MKINPAEYKILVVDDVQSNVLLLKALLGREGFGIVYAMNGTEALEKVKSEHPDLILLDVMMPDMDGFEVAGRLKVEPEQAEIPIIFLTALNDSASVVKGFQLGANDFISKPFRREELLIRVEHQLSLVDARRIILRQTEELRKTIAGRDKLYSVIAHDLRSPMASIKMLCNTIMMSIDPQTVPGDVFEMLEMTNKTAEEVFSLLDNLLKWTKSQLGKLSNVPQPIDMVGLVDGVIEVFKPIAESKSISLELNSEVEFINVIVDIEMIKSVVRNLISNAIKFSHKDTVVMVHVKIQDVADENKTGEGNGKEVLVTVSDRGCGIKKEDQGKLLNEATHFTTFGTNSEEGSGLGLLLCKDFVSKNHGRLWFTSEEGVGSNFNFTIPIK, from the coding sequence ATGAAAATAAATCCTGCTGAATATAAAATATTAGTGGTGGATGATGTTCAGTCAAATGTGCTGTTGTTAAAAGCTTTGCTTGGGCGTGAGGGGTTTGGTATCGTGTACGCAATGAACGGGACGGAAGCTTTGGAAAAAGTGAAAAGTGAACATCCGGATTTGATTTTGTTGGATGTTATGATGCCCGATATGGACGGGTTTGAGGTGGCAGGACGTTTGAAGGTGGAGCCGGAACAAGCTGAAATTCCGATTATATTTTTGACCGCGTTGAATGACTCGGCAAGTGTTGTGAAGGGGTTCCAACTCGGGGCGAATGATTTTATATCGAAACCTTTTCGTCGGGAAGAGCTGTTGATCCGGGTGGAACATCAACTTTCTCTGGTGGATGCCAGACGAATTATTCTACGTCAGACCGAGGAATTAAGAAAGACAATAGCCGGTAGGGATAAACTTTATTCCGTGATTGCTCATGATCTGCGCTCCCCGATGGCCTCCATCAAGATGTTGTGTAACACGATTATGATGAGTATCGACCCGCAAACCGTTCCGGGGGACGTGTTCGAGATGTTGGAAATGACCAATAAAACGGCAGAGGAAGTATTTTCTTTATTAGATAATCTGTTAAAATGGACCAAGAGTCAGTTGGGTAAGTTATCCAATGTTCCGCAACCGATAGATATGGTCGGTTTGGTTGATGGGGTTATTGAGGTGTTTAAGCCGATAGCGGAGAGCAAGTCAATTTCCTTGGAATTGAATTCAGAAGTCGAGTTTATCAATGTTATCGTCGACATCGAGATGATAAAATCCGTCGTGCGTAATTTGATTTCGAATGCGATTAAATTTAGTCATAAAGATACCGTTGTTATGGTACACGTGAAGATTCAAGATGTTGCCGATGAGAACAAGACGGGAGAGGGGAATGGTAAAGAAGTACTTGTCACCGTGTCTGATAGAGGCTGTGGGATCAAAAAAGAAGATCAAGGAAAACTGTTAAATGAGGCCACGCATTTCACGACCTTTGGTACGAATAGCGAGGAAGGCTCCGGTTTGGGCCTATTATTGTGTAAAGATTTCGTGAGCAAAAATCATGGGCGCTTGTGGTTTACCTCTGAAGAAGGTGTCGGTTCAAACTTTAATTTTACAATTCCGATAAAGTGA
- a CDS encoding complex I 24 kDa subunit family protein, whose amino-acid sequence MTQITLAKCKVDQLVKLCEEFGNQPGELINILHKAQGLIGYLPREVQEVIARQLDIPVSKVYGVVTFYSFFSMTPKGEHPISVCMGTACYVRGAEKVLDEFKRILKVNVGETTPDGKFSLTSLRCVGACGLAPVVLIGEKVYGRVTPGEVEKILKEFE is encoded by the coding sequence ATGACACAAATAACATTAGCGAAGTGCAAAGTTGACCAACTGGTAAAACTGTGTGAAGAATTCGGGAACCAACCGGGAGAGTTAATTAACATCTTGCACAAAGCACAAGGCTTGATCGGCTACCTGCCCAGAGAGGTGCAGGAAGTGATCGCCCGTCAACTAGATATACCCGTATCCAAAGTGTACGGGGTGGTGACCTTCTATTCTTTCTTCTCAATGACCCCGAAAGGGGAACACCCGATCTCCGTGTGCATGGGAACCGCTTGCTACGTTCGGGGTGCAGAGAAAGTTCTGGATGAATTCAAACGTATCCTAAAAGTAAATGTCGGAGAGACTACCCCAGACGGGAAGTTCTCTCTAACCAGCTTGCGGTGTGTGGGCGCCTGCGGACTTGCCCCGGTTGTACTGATCGGTGAAAAAGTTTACGGACGGGTTACCCCCGGAGAAGTAGAGAAAATTCTAAAAGAATTTGAATAA
- a CDS encoding NADH-dependent [FeFe] hydrogenase, group A6 yields the protein MNENITLKIDNREISVPKGTTILEAARDMGIDIPTLCYMNLKDLCIKNAPASCRLCVVEVEGRKNLAPSCATRCENGMNVHTNTIRVLNARRTVLELMLSDHPSDCLVCAKSGNCELQSVAIKLGIREIPFEGEKTEFRVDLSPSIRRDATKCIYCRRCEMMCNEVQTVGALGAVNRGFSSVVMPAFDQSLQDSECTFCGQCVAVCPVGALTELDHTNRLIKDLADPDKTVIVQTAPAVRAALGEEFALPAGTSVTGKMVAALRKLGFAKVFDTDFAADLTIMEEGTELLGRLGAFLNGDKSVKLPIITSCCPGWVNFFEKQFPDLLDMPSSARSPQQMFGSIAKTYWAEKMGIKRENLIVVSVMPCLAKKFECERDEFKTNGDPDVNYSISTRELAALIKQTNINFMQLEDEDFDAPLGESTGAAVIFGATGGVMEAALRTAYEIHTGKTLDNVNFEGVRGIENLKEATIDVDGFELKVAVAHGLGNARKLMNEIRAGKSKYHAIEIMACPGGCIGGGGQPLHHGDSSLLKARTRALYTEDSEKSLRKSHQNPYIISLYEEFLGKPMSERAHHLLHTCYFNRGKEIIEQ from the coding sequence ATGAACGAGAATATTACACTAAAAATAGATAACCGAGAGATCAGTGTTCCCAAGGGGACCACGATTCTTGAAGCAGCCCGGGACATGGGTATCGACATACCTACCCTTTGCTACATGAACCTGAAGGATTTGTGCATCAAAAACGCCCCGGCATCCTGCCGTCTTTGCGTGGTTGAGGTTGAAGGCAGAAAGAACCTGGCTCCCTCGTGTGCCACTCGCTGCGAGAACGGCATGAACGTACACACGAACACGATCCGGGTACTGAACGCCCGCAGGACCGTGTTGGAACTCATGTTGTCCGACCACCCGTCAGACTGTCTGGTGTGTGCCAAATCCGGTAATTGCGAATTGCAATCCGTAGCTATTAAATTGGGTATCCGGGAAATTCCTTTCGAGGGAGAGAAAACGGAATTCAGAGTTGACCTGTCCCCTTCTATCCGCCGGGATGCCACGAAATGTATTTATTGCCGTCGTTGCGAGATGATGTGTAATGAAGTGCAGACCGTGGGTGCGCTGGGTGCCGTTAACCGGGGATTCAGCTCCGTCGTGATGCCCGCATTCGACCAGTCACTGCAAGATTCCGAATGTACTTTCTGCGGACAGTGCGTTGCCGTATGTCCCGTGGGAGCCTTGACGGAACTGGATCACACGAACCGCCTGATCAAAGATTTAGCTGATCCGGACAAGACCGTGATCGTGCAAACCGCCCCGGCCGTCCGTGCCGCCTTGGGTGAAGAGTTCGCTCTTCCAGCAGGAACTTCTGTTACCGGAAAAATGGTGGCCGCTTTACGCAAACTGGGCTTTGCCAAGGTATTCGACACCGACTTCGCAGCCGACTTGACCATCATGGAGGAAGGCACCGAATTACTGGGTCGTCTGGGAGCATTCCTGAATGGCGATAAATCGGTGAAATTACCGATCATCACCTCTTGCTGCCCGGGTTGGGTGAATTTCTTCGAGAAACAATTCCCGGATTTACTGGATATGCCGTCAAGTGCCCGTTCACCACAACAAATGTTCGGGTCTATAGCCAAGACATACTGGGCCGAAAAAATGGGTATCAAACGTGAAAACCTCATCGTGGTATCCGTGATGCCTTGTCTGGCCAAGAAATTCGAGTGTGAAAGAGACGAGTTCAAGACAAACGGGGACCCGGATGTAAATTACTCCATCTCTACCCGAGAGTTAGCCGCGTTGATCAAACAGACCAATATCAATTTCATGCAACTGGAAGACGAAGACTTCGACGCACCGCTGGGAGAATCCACGGGTGCTGCCGTAATCTTCGGGGCAACCGGAGGCGTGATGGAGGCCGCCTTACGTACAGCTTACGAAATCCACACGGGTAAAACCTTGGATAACGTGAACTTTGAAGGTGTCAGAGGTATCGAGAATCTGAAAGAAGCCACGATTGATGTCGACGGATTCGAATTGAAAGTAGCCGTGGCACACGGTTTAGGAAATGCCCGCAAGCTCATGAACGAAATCAGAGCCGGTAAATCCAAATACCATGCTATCGAGATTATGGCCTGCCCCGGTGGATGTATCGGTGGTGGAGGTCAGCCCTTGCACCATGGAGATTCTTCTTTGTTGAAAGCACGTACACGGGCTCTTTACACGGAAGACAGCGAAAAATCGCTCCGGAAATCCCACCAGAACCCGTACATCATCTCGTTGTACGAAGAGTTCTTGGGCAAACCCATGAGCGAAAGAGCCCATCATTTGCTGCATACGTGCTACTTTAACAGAGGAAAAGAGATTATTGAACAATAA
- a CDS encoding NADH-quinone oxidoreductase subunit NuoF: MSYKMHILVCGGTGCRASASHQIITRLEECLKEKNLEDEVQVIATGCFGFCEKGPIVKVMPDNTFYVQVKPDDAEEIVNEHVIKGRKVERLLYKDPEKKEAVSDSKHMGFYKKQLRIALRNCGFIDPENIEEYIAREGYSALAKCINEMKPEEVINEIKLSGLRGRGGGGFPTGLKWEFASKYQADQKYVVCNADEGDPGAFMDRSIMEGDPHSVIEAMAICGYSIGATKGLVYIRAEYPLAIQRLKTAIHQAEEFGLLGENIFGSDFSFNIELRYGAGAFVCGEETALIHSMEGHRGEPTMKPPFPAESGYLNRPTNVNNVETLANIPAIIMKGANWFNKIGTERSKGTKVFALAGKINNVGLIEVPMGTTLREVIYEIGGGIKNGKKFKAVQTGGPSGGCLTEKHLDVPIDFDNLLASGSMMGSGGMIVMDEDDCMVSVAKFYLEFTVEESCGKCTPCRIGNKRLHDILEKITQGKGTMEDLDMLKNLGRVIKDTALCGLGQTSPNPILSTIDNFYDEYLAHIKDKKCPAGKCKALLMYHIDPELCIGCGLCARNCPVDAIVGERKEPHFINTAKCIKCGACMEKCKFKAVSTR, from the coding sequence ATGAGTTATAAAATGCATATCCTCGTTTGTGGTGGAACGGGATGTAGAGCATCTGCCAGTCACCAGATTATTACCAGACTGGAAGAATGTTTAAAAGAGAAAAACCTGGAAGACGAAGTTCAGGTCATCGCAACCGGTTGTTTCGGTTTCTGTGAAAAAGGACCGATCGTGAAAGTCATGCCTGACAATACCTTCTACGTACAGGTTAAGCCGGATGACGCCGAGGAAATTGTAAATGAACATGTTATCAAAGGACGTAAAGTCGAAAGATTATTATATAAGGATCCGGAAAAGAAAGAAGCGGTAAGCGACTCGAAACACATGGGTTTCTACAAGAAACAACTGCGGATCGCCTTGCGTAACTGCGGATTCATTGACCCGGAAAATATTGAAGAATACATCGCACGTGAAGGATATTCCGCGCTAGCGAAATGTATCAACGAGATGAAACCGGAAGAAGTGATCAACGAGATCAAATTATCCGGACTTCGCGGTCGTGGAGGTGGTGGGTTCCCTACCGGATTGAAATGGGAATTCGCGAGCAAATACCAGGCAGACCAGAAATACGTGGTTTGTAATGCTGACGAAGGAGACCCGGGAGCATTCATGGACCGCTCCATCATGGAAGGCGACCCACATTCAGTGATTGAGGCTATGGCCATCTGCGGGTACAGCATCGGGGCTACCAAAGGATTAGTTTACATCCGCGCCGAATACCCGCTTGCCATTCAACGCCTGAAAACAGCCATCCACCAAGCCGAAGAATTCGGTTTACTGGGTGAAAACATTTTCGGAAGTGATTTCTCGTTCAATATCGAACTACGCTACGGGGCAGGAGCTTTCGTTTGCGGTGAGGAAACAGCATTGATCCACTCCATGGAAGGACACCGTGGAGAACCCACGATGAAACCACCCTTCCCGGCTGAATCAGGTTACCTGAACCGCCCGACCAACGTGAACAACGTAGAAACTTTGGCTAATATCCCGGCGATCATCATGAAGGGAGCTAACTGGTTCAACAAAATCGGAACGGAACGTTCCAAGGGAACCAAGGTATTCGCCCTTGCCGGAAAAATCAATAACGTGGGATTGATCGAGGTTCCCATGGGAACTACCCTTCGTGAAGTGATTTACGAGATCGGTGGCGGTATCAAAAACGGTAAAAAATTCAAAGCCGTGCAAACCGGAGGTCCCTCCGGCGGTTGCTTGACCGAGAAACACTTGGATGTACCGATCGATTTCGACAACCTTCTGGCATCCGGTTCCATGATGGGTTCCGGTGGTATGATCGTGATGGACGAGGACGACTGCATGGTATCTGTTGCTAAATTCTATCTCGAATTCACGGTGGAAGAATCCTGCGGTAAATGTACCCCCTGTCGTATCGGTAACAAACGCCTGCATGACATTCTGGAAAAAATTACCCAAGGTAAGGGAACCATGGAAGACCTGGATATGTTGAAAAACCTGGGTCGCGTGATCAAGGATACCGCTCTTTGTGGTTTAGGACAAACTTCCCCTAACCCGATATTATCAACGATAGACAACTTCTACGACGAGTACCTGGCACACATTAAGGACAAGAAATGCCCGGCAGGAAAATGTAAGGCATTACTGATGTACCACATTGATCCGGAACTCTGTATCGGATGCGGACTCTGCGCCCGCAACTGCCCGGTAGACGCTATCGTCGGAGAACGTAAAGAACCGCATTTCATCAACACGGCAAAATGTATCAAGTGTGGAGCTTGTATGGAGAAATGTAAGTTCAAAGCAGTAAGCACGAGATAA
- a CDS encoding (2Fe-2S) ferredoxin domain-containing protein: protein MEKIKSLADLKRIKENVQTKIDLREKSEQVESLIQIKVAMATCGIAAGSKDTMNYFIENLEKNGIAAVVTQTGCMGYCYAEPTVEITKPGKDPIVFGHVTTERAEEIIQKYLKNDELVADIIPVNFETI, encoded by the coding sequence ATGGAAAAAATCAAATCACTCGCGGACCTCAAACGCATCAAAGAAAACGTGCAGACGAAGATTGATCTTCGGGAGAAAAGTGAACAGGTTGAAAGCCTGATCCAGATTAAAGTGGCTATGGCAACTTGCGGAATCGCCGCGGGTAGTAAGGACACCATGAACTACTTTATCGAAAACCTGGAGAAAAACGGGATTGCTGCCGTGGTTACACAAACGGGATGCATGGGGTACTGTTACGCGGAACCGACCGTGGAAATCACAAAACCGGGGAAAGACCCGATCGTGTTCGGACATGTAACGACCGAAAGAGCCGAAGAAATCATTCAGAAATACCTGAAGAATGACGAGCTCGTGGCCGACATCATTCCGGTAAATTTTGAAACAATCTAA
- a CDS encoding ATP-binding protein: protein MQTLSDHILDIAQNSIRAQASRVEIDLQENITEDSLVITIRDNGCGMDENTVAKVTDPFFTSRTVRKVGLGIPLFKQNAEATGGTLKIKSKPGKGTTIEANFGLSHWDRPPMGDIAGSIVILVSANPGIDFIYRHSTEKGKYTFDTNEVKEILEGVPLNDPEIVMALKQMIRENIKEITQTS, encoded by the coding sequence ATGCAAACGTTATCGGACCATATCTTAGATATTGCCCAAAACTCGATACGAGCCCAAGCCTCTCGTGTTGAAATTGACCTGCAAGAGAATATAACGGAAGATTCTCTTGTCATCACGATCAGAGATAACGGGTGTGGCATGGACGAAAACACGGTTGCAAAAGTTACCGATCCTTTTTTCACGAGTAGAACCGTGCGTAAAGTCGGGCTGGGCATCCCTTTATTCAAACAGAATGCAGAGGCAACAGGAGGAACCTTGAAAATAAAATCAAAACCGGGAAAAGGTACCACAATCGAGGCAAATTTCGGTCTTTCACACTGGGACAGACCACCCATGGGTGATATTGCCGGGAGCATCGTGATTCTCGTGTCGGCAAATCCCGGGATCGACTTTATTTACCGTCATTCCACGGAAAAAGGGAAATACACGTTCGACACGAATGAAGTAAAAGAGATACTGGAGGGAGTACCTCTAAATGACCCGGAAATCGTTATGGCATTAAAACAAATGATCCGGGAAAACATAAAAGAGATTACACAAACAAGTTAA
- a CDS encoding response regulator, translating to MDSQNTLPIKKLLVAEDNESNFLLVMTILKRDYQIIHALDGLEAIQKYRQYSPDAILMDLKMPNMDGLEATREIRKLNTGIPIIVVSAFAFDSDKQEASKAGCTDYLTKPIDSRLLKETLKKYLS from the coding sequence ATGGATAGTCAGAACACATTGCCCATCAAGAAATTACTCGTTGCCGAAGACAACGAAAGTAATTTTCTTTTAGTCATGACTATCCTGAAAAGAGATTACCAGATCATTCATGCCCTCGACGGCTTGGAGGCCATTCAAAAATACCGGCAGTACAGCCCGGACGCCATCCTTATGGATCTTAAAATGCCAAACATGGATGGATTGGAAGCCACTCGTGAAATCCGGAAATTAAATACAGGTATCCCCATCATCGTCGTGAGCGCTTTCGCCTTCGACAGCGACAAACAAGAGGCAAGCAAAGCCGGTTGTACAGACTACCTTACGAAACCGATCGACTCTCGTTTATTAAAAGAAACTCTGAAGAAATACCTTTCCTGA
- a CDS encoding PHP domain-containing protein, producing the protein MEIRADLHIHTVLSPCGDLDMSPANIIGMALQKGLSLIGISDHNSTRQAPVIQQLGEQQGLRVLCGTEVNTAEEVHALAYFPTLERLTAFQHFLDLHLPNIKNNPDKFGYQVVVDAEEQITYEEERLLITALDVDINTIERTVHALDGIFIPAHIDKSRFSILSQLGFVPKDLKCEALELSPHTTREQFLQQNAYLSGYKFIRSSDAHYVDDIGKVFTSLSLPDLSFDSIRVAITR; encoded by the coding sequence ATGGAAATCCGGGCCGATCTACACATACACACCGTGCTGTCACCTTGCGGGGATCTCGACATGAGTCCCGCAAACATCATCGGTATGGCATTACAGAAAGGCCTGTCCCTCATCGGGATTTCCGACCATAACTCCACCCGGCAAGCCCCCGTGATCCAGCAACTGGGCGAACAACAAGGGCTACGGGTTCTTTGTGGGACGGAAGTCAACACGGCGGAAGAAGTTCACGCCCTCGCATACTTCCCCACCTTGGAACGCCTTACCGCATTCCAGCACTTCCTCGATCTCCATCTCCCGAACATAAAAAACAACCCGGACAAATTCGGTTACCAAGTCGTGGTGGATGCCGAAGAACAGATCACATACGAAGAAGAACGACTTCTGATCACGGCCTTGGATGTCGATATAAACACGATCGAACGTACCGTCCATGCGCTGGACGGCATCTTCATCCCGGCCCATATCGACAAATCCCGTTTCAGCATTCTCTCTCAACTCGGATTCGTCCCCAAAGACTTGAAATGCGAGGCTCTTGAACTCAGTCCTCACACGACACGGGAACAATTTCTTCAACAGAACGCATACCTGTCCGGATATAAATTTATCCGCTCTTCCGACGCACATTACGTTGACGACATCGGTAAAGTTTTCACGAGCCTCTCGCTACCGGACTTGTCATTCGATTCCATCCGGGTAGCCATCACCCGTTAA
- a CDS encoding DRTGG domain-containing protein — MTVQDIVSQLNLTVCSGQEGLQREVKGGYTSDLLSDVMGHAQEGDVWVTLQTHKNVMAIASLKEIAAIILVKGHLPEEDTLEESNNENIPILSSPLQTFEITGQLYKLLHP, encoded by the coding sequence ATGACAGTACAAGACATTGTTTCCCAGCTAAACCTCACGGTATGTTCCGGACAAGAAGGTTTACAACGAGAAGTTAAAGGCGGCTACACGTCCGACTTGCTAAGTGATGTCATGGGACATGCCCAAGAAGGAGATGTATGGGTTACCCTGCAAACACACAAAAACGTCATGGCTATCGCCTCCTTGAAAGAAATCGCGGCCATCATTCTGGTCAAAGGACACCTCCCGGAAGAAGATACGCTGGAAGAAAGCAATAACGAAAACATCCCCATTCTCTCCAGCCCGTTACAGACTTTCGAAATCACGGGACAATTGTACAAACTACTTCACCCGTAA
- a CDS encoding [Fe-Fe] hydrogenase large subunit C-terminal domain-containing protein, giving the protein MEPFYHALKVASTACIGCTHCMSLCPTQAIRIKGGLATINKNACVDCGKCLKSCPQHAIYVEQDDFNQIFNFKHRIILLPTVLFGQFSEEITEQQIFAELHQMGFTEVIEVAQASGILAKAIQRYMEKNSYERPFISSFCPAIVRLIQVRFPSLIDHIVPLKQAMDLAAIFARKKYLDKGISPDEVGIFYVTPCAAKIAAVKSPVGDDQSNIDGVINLNFIYNKIQLGLTQHRDQPVGTVTERTYLSPESIAWDLSEGEASKFEGRCLAIDEIHNVIDILEKIENDELTDIDFLELRACDHSCAGGALVVNNRFLTIERLRKRMQASKHEQQQPDFDDIQEYESYLFKQGKLSGKIPPRSIEQLDENMLVAMEKMEKLNRIMHVLPQIDCGACGAPACHTLARDVVQGKAKLNQCVFMQKLLCNEALMTPEESLELSEKTWGLKRFGE; this is encoded by the coding sequence ATGGAACCGTTTTACCACGCCTTAAAAGTTGCCAGTACAGCCTGCATCGGATGCACGCACTGCATGAGCCTCTGCCCCACGCAGGCCATCCGCATTAAAGGTGGTTTGGCGACGATAAACAAAAATGCTTGCGTCGACTGCGGCAAATGCCTCAAGTCGTGCCCGCAACATGCGATATACGTGGAGCAGGACGATTTCAACCAAATATTCAATTTCAAACACCGGATCATCCTTCTCCCGACAGTCCTTTTCGGACAATTCTCGGAAGAAATCACGGAACAACAAATCTTCGCGGAACTCCACCAGATGGGGTTCACGGAAGTAATCGAGGTGGCACAGGCATCGGGTATCCTAGCAAAAGCCATACAACGTTACATGGAAAAGAACTCTTACGAGCGTCCCTTCATCTCGTCCTTCTGCCCGGCAATCGTCCGCTTGATACAGGTACGTTTTCCCTCGCTGATAGACCATATCGTCCCGTTAAAACAAGCCATGGACCTGGCAGCCATCTTCGCCCGTAAAAAATATCTCGATAAGGGTATTTCGCCGGATGAAGTCGGTATATTCTACGTCACTCCATGCGCCGCAAAAATCGCGGCAGTAAAAAGCCCGGTCGGCGACGATCAATCCAACATCGACGGAGTTATCAACTTGAATTTCATTTATAACAAAATACAACTGGGCCTCACGCAACACCGGGATCAACCCGTGGGAACGGTAACCGAACGCACGTACCTCTCCCCCGAATCCATCGCCTGGGACTTGTCGGAAGGCGAGGCCTCTAAATTTGAAGGTCGCTGCCTGGCCATTGACGAGATCCACAACGTGATCGACATACTCGAAAAAATAGAAAATGATGAACTCACGGACATCGATTTTCTTGAACTACGAGCCTGTGACCACTCCTGCGCCGGCGGTGCGCTTGTCGTGAATAACCGATTCTTGACCATCGAACGCCTGCGCAAACGGATGCAAGCCAGCAAACACGAACAACAGCAACCCGATTTCGATGACATTCAAGAATACGAATCCTACCTTTTCAAACAAGGTAAACTCAGCGGGAAAATCCCACCGCGTTCCATCGAACAACTCGACGAGAATATGCTTGTCGCCATGGAAAAGATGGAAAAATTAAACCGCATCATGCACGTTCTCCCGCAAATCGACTGCGGGGCCTGCGGCGCCCCGGCCTGCCACACGCTGGCAAGGGATGTCGTTCAGGGAAAGGCGAAACTCAATCAATGCGTGTTTATGCAAAAACTCCTGTGCAACGAGGCCTTGATGACACCGGAAGAATCCCTTGAACTTTCAGAAAAAACTTGGGGATTAAAAAGATTTGGAGAATAA
- a CDS encoding ATP-binding protein — protein MEFNYNIEGGNFSRAGTASSEVKKILKQLNVNPAVLKRIVVALYEAEVNVVAHAYEGTMQVSIDPTVITVVISDRGPGIPDIDLAMQEGYSTASPEVREMGFGAGMGLPNMQKNCDKLTIESKVNEGTKVTMTTFF, from the coding sequence ATGGAATTCAACTACAACATCGAAGGAGGAAACTTTTCACGTGCCGGTACTGCCTCAAGCGAGGTAAAAAAGATACTGAAACAACTCAACGTGAACCCCGCCGTACTGAAACGCATCGTGGTTGCCCTCTACGAAGCAGAGGTTAACGTGGTTGCACACGCTTACGAAGGAACCATGCAAGTGTCTATCGATCCCACCGTCATCACCGTCGTCATCAGCGACCGGGGGCCCGGAATACCGGACATAGACCTAGCCATGCAGGAAGGATATTCCACCGCCTCCCCCGAAGTCCGGGAAATGGGATTCGGAGCTGGAATGGGTCTCCCGAATATGCAGAAAAACTGCGACAAACTAACCATCGAATCCAAAGTAAACGAGGGAACAAAAGTCACGATGACTACTTTTTTTTAA
- a CDS encoding DRTGG domain-containing protein produces MTLKEIAALSNARVIHENGHLDKVIRHAFAADLMSDVLRLDTSEMILITGLANLQVIRTAEMSDISFILFVRGKQASPDMVELAKECNIAILQSKQSMFKVCGLLYEAGLEPIY; encoded by the coding sequence ATGACTCTAAAGGAAATTGCTGCGTTATCAAATGCCCGGGTGATTCACGAAAACGGCCATCTCGACAAGGTCATCCGTCACGCTTTTGCTGCCGACTTGATGAGCGACGTCCTCCGGTTAGACACCAGCGAGATGATCCTCATCACGGGACTAGCCAACTTACAGGTGATTCGCACGGCAGAAATGTCTGACATCAGTTTCATTCTATTTGTTCGAGGAAAACAAGCCTCCCCCGATATGGTAGAATTAGCCAAAGAGTGTAACATCGCTATCTTACAAAGCAAGCAGAGCATGTTCAAAGTCTGCGGACTTCTGTACGAAGCAGGGCTAGAGCCCATTTATTAA